The window GTCCGACGACCTCCGTTCGCGGTGCGGCGAAGAAGATGCGCACCCTGCGGGTCAGCTCCCTCCTGATCAAGAAGGGGAAAAATCATGTCGGCATCGTGACCGATACGGATCTGGTGCGGAAGGGATTGGCCACCAATCAAGACGTGGGCAAGCTCACGGTCGAGCAGGTGATGACGTCTCCGCTGTGCACCATCGAGAGTAACCAGGATGTCGATGACGCGCAGGATATGATGGGCGACCTCGGTGTGCGCCACCTCGCGGTGACCAAGGGTGGCTCGATCGTCGGCGTGGTATCGGTGCGCGATCTCTTGATGCATTACAAGCGATACGCGCAATCGAGATTGGCGGATAAGCAGACGTACTCTGAACCCAAGATCAGCCAAGACTAAAGGATGTTGAAAACGGCTTCCAGCAGCGTTCTCGGCTCATCAAAATCCTCAACGTACCCCCCTGAGGGTACGCCTCCGGTTTTGCTTCGCCTGCGGCCTTGCTGGAAAGCCGTTTTGAACATCCTTCCGGACGGATGCTGAAAACGGCCACCAGCTTCGTTCTCGGCTCATCAAAATCCTCAACGTACCGCTGCGGGTACGCCTCAGTCGCTGTTCTTCCTGCGGCCTGGTTGGAGAACCGTTTTGAGCATCCTCGGGCGGACTAGCCGACCGGCGGAAAACCGCTGCCAACAATAAAAATCATCAGCTCACAGCAATCAGTTCCGAGCAAACCTCAAAGCTGAAGACTGATTGTTGAAAGCTGACGAGCTACTACTTGGTGAGTTCTTTGACGAGGTGACCGAGTTCGGGGAGGATAAGTTTTTCCATCGCCAGGCGCACGGCGTTTTCGGAGCCTGGGGTGGAGAAGAGGACGCGGCCTTTAATAATCCCGGCCGTGGCGCGGCTCATGATGGCCGGTGAGCCGATGTCCTGATAGGTCAGAAACCGAAAGACTTCGCCGAATCCATCCAGTCGTTTTTCCAGCATCGCATCCACGGCTTCGAACGTGGAGTCCCGCCGCGAGATTCCCGTTCCGCCGTTGATGATGATGGCCTGCACGGAGTCATTGGCCACACCCTCCGTGATCCGTGCCCTGATCTGAGCCGGCTCATCCTTGACGAGGTGATAGGCCGCGATCGTGTGCCCGTTCTCCTTCAAGAGCTTTTGGATCAACTGACCACTGGTATCGGTCTCGGGCGTGCGGGTGTCGCTGCAGGTGATGACCATGCAGCCGACGGAGCGGGGCGTGTGCTGTTTGTGTTCTTTGTGGCTCGGGGTGCTCATCGCGATCAAATGATGAACAGGCCTTCCAACGTCGTTCTCAGCTCCTCAACGTACCCGTGAGGGTACGCCTCAGGATTTGAGTCGCCTGCGGCCTTGCTGGAAAGGCATGTTGATCATCCTCAAAGAAAAGGAGGATTCGAGCTATTTCCAGATGCTGTCAGGATTCAACTTTTCGGCCGGCTTTCCGCCCTTGATGTGTTCATCGAGGATGGTCGCAACATCCGCTTCCGTGACCTTGGAATACCAGGTGCCTTCGGGATAGACCACGACGGTCGGTCCCTGTTCGCAGGGGCCCAGGCAGGACGAACCGGTGACCAGTACTTCGCCCGGCATGATCCCGCGCTGCATGAGACCCATGTTGAAGGTCATCAGCAATTGTGCAGAACCCTGGCCGCCGCAGGACGGTTTCGGGTGGCCCGGCGGACGGGCGTTGGTGCAGACAAGGATATGATGTTTCGGTTTCGGCATCGTGACCTCGAATGAATGTATGGGGTAATTGATGACCTGGCGAATGCGTCAGGCTGGCTTATAGGCTTTCCACTGTTCGATGCAGTCTTCGGGCAGCTTCCACTGTTTGAGGCCCTTGAGGACCCAATCGATATAATGTTCTTTGGGCTTGAACTTGCCGATGGGGTTCGCGGCATGGGTGGTGACCAGCAACTTTTCGCCTTCTTCCGTGATGACGGTCACCGGTAGGTGGCGGTATGCGCCTTGCGGTACGTCGTTTTCGAATTCGTCGAGGATCTTAAGATCTTCGTCGGTGATTTCGAAGACGGCTCCCCAGACTTTTTCTCCGGGCGACGGCACGACGCTCGCCAGACCGCAGCGCCACTGCGTCGACCAGCGGCAAAACTGCACGCTATGGTCGGGGAGATAGGCCGGGAAGAGAAACTTATGCTCCGGGGCTCGGCGCTTGAGCTGCGACGGGTTCAAATTGTCCGCGTAAAAGAAGAACTTCATTGAACGGTGAGGCTCCCATAGTAGCTTGTGGATTGACCGGTACTTGTACCATAGCGTTGCGCGGCCTTGTCAAGCGCGACGAGACGGCGTCGTGAGCCTGTCTGTCGTCTCGGCGGCTTCCTTCTCTGATTGACAGAGAAATCACACGCCACATATAGTGCTCAATTCATCCATCACTCACCGTGGCGATCGTGACATCGTATGAGTAAAGTGATCCATTACGCAGTGCTGCTGCTTCTGCTGGTCGGAGTGCTGGTGTATTGGTGGATGAAGCCACCCACCATCAATCCGATCACCGATCCGCGCGCGGCCGAAGCGTTGGCCCTGGTGCAGACCCACCGAGCGGCCGGCTATCCCACGATTCTCCAGGCCTTCAATGAACGGGCGCGGATTCAAGAGGCCCGCAACTTGGGGCTCCGCTTGGGGGAGTGGCAGGTGATCAAGCAGGATGAGCAGCGCTATGAAGTCCGGATCTATATGCGGGAGCAGGGCACGACGCAGTGGTTCGAGCGCGACTTCATCTGGCACGTCGACTTGGCGACGAAGCGGGTCAACGCCGCCTCATTACCGGCCGACGGTCTCATGCCGGAAGGGCCAGACAGCACTCGACCCGGTCGATCCCCGAACGGCGCGCCGCCGTTTCCGCCTACAATGTAAGCGGCACCTTCACCTGCACATTCGAACCTTCGACGCGCACCTCGACGCAGGCGACGCGGATCTCGGGATTCTCCCGCCGCTCGCCAGTGAACACGTTCAATCGCCAGCCGTGCCAGGGACATTCAATCCAGTCCCCCTCGAGACAGCCTTCGCCCAACGGTCCTCCTGCGTGGGGGCAGGTATTATCGACGGCTCGAAACGTGCCGTTCACATTGCACAACGCGAGAAAGATGCCGTCGACTTCAACCGTGCGACAGGTTCCCGGCGGAACCTGATCCACTTGGGCCACGGTGACGTAGTCGGTGTTCGAGCTCATGGTGTTCCTTCACAGATCACAGGATGGTCTCGCTTGTCTCAGGATGCGTAACATTATGGTAGCAATCGCCTAAGCGCTTGATTTCATTGGCCGCATATGGCATAGATGAATCAAGTTTCTTGAGGGGAAGGGTCTATCTCGCGCCGCCATTTGCTATTCTCTAAATAGTGCACG is drawn from Nitrospira sp. and contains these coding sequences:
- a CDS encoding (2Fe-2S) ferredoxin domain-containing protein produces the protein MPKPKHHILVCTNARPPGHPKPSCGGQGSAQLLMTFNMGLMQRGIMPGEVLVTGSSCLGPCEQGPTVVVYPEGTWYSKVTEADVATILDEHIKGGKPAEKLNPDSIWK
- a CDS encoding Rieske 2Fe-2S domain-containing protein, with amino-acid sequence MSSNTDYVTVAQVDQVPPGTCRTVEVDGIFLALCNVNGTFRAVDNTCPHAGGPLGEGCLEGDWIECPWHGWRLNVFTGERRENPEIRVACVEVRVEGSNVQVKVPLTL
- a CDS encoding CBS domain-containing protein, which encodes MATVSQIMNKKPQSVGPTTSVRGAAKKMRTLRVSSLLIKKGKNHVGIVTDTDLVRKGLATNQDVGKLTVEQVMTSPLCTIESNQDVDDAQDMMGDLGVRHLAVTKGGSIVGVVSVRDLLMHYKRYAQSRLADKQTYSEPKISQD
- a CDS encoding MogA/MoaB family molybdenum cofactor biosynthesis protein, with the protein product MSTPSHKEHKQHTPRSVGCMVITCSDTRTPETDTSGQLIQKLLKENGHTIAAYHLVKDEPAQIRARITEGVANDSVQAIIINGGTGISRRDSTFEAVDAMLEKRLDGFGEVFRFLTYQDIGSPAIMSRATAGIIKGRVLFSTPGSENAVRLAMEKLILPELGHLVKELTK
- a CDS encoding gamma-glutamylcyclotransferase, translating into MKFFFYADNLNPSQLKRRAPEHKFLFPAYLPDHSVQFCRWSTQWRCGLASVVPSPGEKVWGAVFEITDEDLKILDEFENDVPQGAYRHLPVTVITEEGEKLLVTTHAANPIGKFKPKEHYIDWVLKGLKQWKLPEDCIEQWKAYKPA